One region of Eupeodes corollae chromosome 1, idEupCoro1.1, whole genome shotgun sequence genomic DNA includes:
- the LOC129942243 gene encoding uncharacterized protein LOC129942243: MTARFRSKIRNITILQCYAPANEATEEDKTAFYTHLNSVYSSVPRADIIIFMEDLNAQVGADNHGLERFWEKMAWGHIMKITCNKVTWVHPVGHTENQIDHVMIQQRWRKSMCDVRNIRNSDVGSDHHLVVMSLKLKTAAVLRQSQNAARNPKFNTNALRDHNISRSYINTLDYRASSLNVSVDSDVDEMWKDHFCAVLNEDPVEQSAEEPQLNEMRRSYRGIDLETPSVSEIETAISLLKNNKQVPAQFLKANPATAASILHPLIQTVWENETYPREWKD, translated from the exons ATGACTGCAAGGTTCCGCTCAAAAATTCGCAACATCACAATCCTTCAGTGTTATGCCCCCGCAAATGAAGCGACCGAAGAAGACAAAACCGCATTCTACACTCATCTTAACTCGGTTTACAGCAGTGTTCCGAGAGCCGATATCATAATTTTCATGGAAGACCTCAACGCTCAAGTCGGTGCAGACAATCACGGTCTGGAAcgattttgggaaaaaatggCTTGGGGTCACATAATGAAAATA ACGTGCAACAAAGTCACATGGGTGCACCCAGTTGGTCATaccgaaaatcaaattgatcacGTCATGATTCAGCAGCGATGGAGGAAGTCTATGTGTGATGTCCGAAATATAAGAAATTCCGATGTGGGAAGCGACCACCATTTGGTTGTCATGAGTCTCAAATTAAAAACCGCGGCTGTATTAAGACAATCGCAGAATGCTGCaagaaatccaaaattcaatacGAATGCTTTAAGGGATCACAACATAAGTCGAAGCTATATCAACACCCTTGACTACAGAGCTTCGTCACTAAATGTGAGTGTTGACTCAGATGTTGACGAGAT GTGGAAGGATCACTTTTGTGCAGTGTTAAATGAGGACCCCGTTGAACAGAGTGCTGAAGAGCCCCAACTTAACGAGATGCGCAGATCCTACAGGGGTATTGACCTCGAAACCCCTTCAGTATCGGAAATTGAAACAGCGATTAGTctcctcaaaaacaacaaacaagtaCCAGCGCAATTCCTGAAAGCTAATCCCGCAACAGCAGCTAGTATCTTGCATCCGCTTATACAAActgtttgggaaaacgaaacctATCCCAGAGAATGGAAGGATTGA